Sequence from the Candidatus Thioglobus sp. NP1 genome:
GACTAAAATTATCTGATTCATATTGCGCTCGTAGCTCAGCTGGATAGAGTGTCGGCCTCCGAAGCCGAATGTCGGGTGTTCGAATCACCTCGAGCGCACCAAAAAATATAATTTAATCATTTAACTATTAACTAAAATCTTTCAACATAGCTTTAAGCTCAAGAGAGTGTTGCTCCTCTTCGCCAATCATACTTCTGGCATACTCTTCTAAATAGACTGACGCATCAGCAACTTTCATTAATAATTTTTTGTACAAACTCAACGCATGCAATTCATGTTCTAAGCTCTCTTCTAGAATATCCTTAATTGAGTGCCTGTGAGTTTCTTTAATTTTTGCGACTTTAAGGCTTGGATGACCATCAAGCCCAACGAGTAATTCACCGGCTTGCTGAGCATGAATCATTGATTCAGCAGCTTGCTCTTTTAAAAATGTAACTATGGGAATTCTATATGGCCCCGTTACCATTAGAGAGGAGTGTGTGTACCTAACAACACCTGCAAGTTCATATTCAATTATTTCTTTAAATATATCACAAACTTCTTTTGAATTGATTTCTTTCATTTCCATATTAATTCCTATTTTTGTAATTAAAACCTTAATTTATATTGTTTAATATTATATGTTAAGCAATGAATTAAGGTATTTTTTTAGCACTTATTTTTTGTCAAAAGATTAAAAATTTACAATAATTATCTTTATATACTTACAATTTCAATTGCTCTGTAGTCATTTAGATCAGTTTGCTTTTTGCATTGAAATTTAGTTCAAGTTGGCATATAAAGAACTTCAATTCTTCATCTAATCTTTATGCTTCATAATTACAATAGTTTCCGTTTGTGATTGCTCATACTTTTTTTTACAATCAATAGGAATAAATAATGGAAACAAAATTAGTTATATGGACAACTGGCTGTATGGTGTTTATGCTTAGCTTTATGTATTTTATGGTTACCATCATAAGCAGCTTCGTAAATTAAATTTAAAACATTGTTTGTTTTATTTAATAGATAGCTACTAAGAAAGGAACTTATAATTACAGCCTTATGAAAAAACTACTCTTACTTATTTTCTCTTTAATTCTCTCTGTTAACTCTTATGCTGAGTGGACAAAAGTATTGCCAGGTAATAGCTCTACGCTCTATATTGACTTCAAGACCCTTAAAGAAGAAGATGGTTTTATAAATTGGTGGTACATAGACTCCTGGTCGACTGGTAGTGCAAAATCGTATGCACAAGGAGATTGTGACTTAAAAGGGTTTAGAATTCTAAAACGAGTTGATTATTCTTTTCCTATGGGTGAGGGAGAAGGTACTGAGAAAGACATGGTAACTAATTGGGAGTATTATCAAGCTAATACTGGCTATGAAATCTTATTAAACTTTATATGTCAAATGTCAAAACTATCCCCACAAGAGCAATCAGTTCGTATTGAAATCTTAGAACAAAGGAATGAGGAATTTGAAAGAGAAAATCTGGGACCTATTAAGCAGCCCGAAGAGCAGATATCACCTCAATTAAAAACTTTAAAATCGGCATATATCGATAGCATTAATTTAAAAATTAAATCATCTTGGAATTACCAAGGCGCGCAAGATAATTGGAGCTGTATTGTACTAATTAATCAAGCTGAAAATGGTGCGGTAGAGGGTGTCAAAGTTGTGGGATGTGATAATGGTAATAATGAAAACTCAGCAATGTCACAGAGTAAAGCCTTGGAGTTTGCTAGCTCTATCAGAAGGGCTGTTTTTAAATCATCACCACTGCCGCCTGCTCCAGATGAGGCGGTTTTCAGTAAAGAGATTATGCTTACCTTTAAGGTTAATTAATCTACTTTTAATTAGGTAAATAAATACCAACTCAAAATATTTTAGGATGTTAGAATCATCTCTAAATCTATATTTTTTCTATTCAGACTGAACATTATAATTTCAATGAATAAAATAAATAATAAAAAACTTCTTAATAGCAAGTGGACTGCAGTCAAGCCAGTTGGTAAGGAAAGGCACTTTCTTGTTACAGAGTTAACGTTTGATGAAAATAATAACGTGACTCATTGTTTAATTGAGGCAGTCATATCTAATCAATCCAAACTTATTAACTGGATAGAATTAAAAAATAGTCTGCATTGGTTACAGGGATGGAAATAAAAATAAACCATTATTTTAAGAGTAATAAGGATTATTTAATATGAAGCCTATTAATGTTGTTGCAGCAATAATAAAAAAAAAGGAGTCTTACTTTATTGCTCAAAGAAATAAAGAAAAGTATATGGGCCTTAAATGGGAGTTTCCAGGGGGCAAGGTAGATCCTGGTGAAACTCTTAGTCAGGCACTTTCACGTGAAATTCATGAAGAGTTAAATATAAACATCAGAGTCCATGAAAAGCTTGCACAAGAAAAATACAAAGATAATGAGATAAATATTATGTTGCATTACTTTCTCTGTTCAATAATAGATGGGACTATTAAGCTTAATGAACATGAAGCAATGGAATGGGTTGAAAAAAAAGATTTTGATAAATATGACTTTGTTGCAGGTGATGGTAATATCACCTCACTAATTTAAGAGTAAGTCTATCTATAGCAAAACATTAAAACTAAATGAAGATTATTAAAAAAAGTGCTATTTTTTCAGATTGTAGGTTTTATAGGTATTCTCTAACTAGGACTTGGGATGTGAACAAAAAATACGTTTTATTTATTGGGTTGAATCCATCAACTGCTGATGAAAATTATGACGATCCTACAATAAGAAGATGTGTTGATTACGCTAATAGATGGGGCTATGGAGGCCTAGTAATGACTAATTTATTTGCATTTAGGGCAACACTTCCAATGGATCTTAAAAATGCTAAATTTCCCATTGGAGAAGCGAATAATCAATTTATTATTAATCTTCATAAAAATTCAGGACTAACAGTTGCAGCTTGGGGGAATGATGGCTGCTTTAAAGAAAGGGATAAAGAAGTGCTTTCATTAGTAACTAAACTTGTTTGTTTAAAAATTAATAAAACTGGGCAACCTGCACATCCGTTATATCAAAATAAAGCTACTAAATTAATAAACTACCCAGCTTGAGTTATTATTGCAAAGCAGCCGAATAGATACATCAAAACACTATTATTGCCTATAATTTATAGCTTAATTTAGATAGCAAAATTGTTTGAAAAATCTTATTATAAATATTAACCCTTTGCCACATTACCAATTATGAAGTATGTCATTATTGATCCAGTACTTTTTGACTTAGGATTTGTAAAGATCTATTGGTATGGAGTTATGTATTTATTGGCTTTTTTAAGTGCCTATCTGCTGGCGAATTATCGGGCAAAATCTAGTCAAAAATGGAATAAAAGTCATGTTGATGATTTAATTTTCTATGGTGCACTGGGTGCTGTAATAGGTGGCCGCCTTGGCTACTTAATTTTTTATAATTTTTCAGTTTTCATATCAAATCCCTTAACTTTATTTAATTTTCAAAATGGTGGAATGTCTTTTCATGGGGGATTTATAGGTGTTTTAATAGCAATGTTACTTTTTAATAAAAAAACTAAATTTAGTTTTTTTGACACAACAGACTTTATTGCTCCTTTAGTACCTCTTGGTTTAGGTTTTGGACGAATTGGTAATTATATTAATGGTGAACTATGGGGCAAGATAACAACTAGTTCTTTTGGAGTTTATGCACCAGACCAGATTGGTCAATGGGCTATAAGATATCCTACTCAATTATATGAGGCCTTCCTTGAGGGTCTTATTTTGTTTTCTATACTTTGGCTTTATAGTAAAAAAAATCCTCCAATAACCTCAATATCAGCCTTATTTTTAATTTTTTATGGCACCTTTAGATTTATAATTGAATTTATCAGAGTTCCAGATACACATATTGGTTATTTGGCGCTTGACTGGATAACTATGGGCCAAATATTAAGCTTCCCAATGATCCTAGTAGGGCTTTATCTTTTTTACAAATCTAATTATTTAAAAGGGGAAACATGAAACAATATCTAGATTTTTTAAAAATGGTAAGAGATAAAGGGACAATTAAAACTGACAGGACTGGAACTGGCACAAAGAGCATTTTTAGCCATCAGATGCGCTTTGATCTTAATGAAGGGTTTCCTTTAGTAACCACTAAAAGAGTTCATGTACCTTCAGTTGTTCATGAATTACTATGGTTCTTAAAAGGTGATACAAATATTAAATATTTGCAAGATAATAAAGTGAATATATGGAATGAATGGGCTGATAAAAATGGTGATCTAGGTCCAGTTTATGGTGCTCAATGGCGCAAATGGAATAATTCTGAGGGTAGAGAGATTGATCAAATCTCAGAAGCAATTAAACTTATAAAAACCTCACCTGATTCGAGACGCATTATAGTTTCAAGCTGGAATGTTGGAGAGATAGATAAAATGGCTCTTGCTCCCTGCCATGCACTCTTTCAGTTTTATGTTGCCAATGGACGATTATCATGCCTTCTTTATCAGCGGAGTGCCGATATTTTCTTGGGAGTGCCTTTTAATATTGCCTCATATGCCTTATTAACTCATTTAGTTGCTCAGCAATGTGATTTAGAAGTAGGGGAATTCATCTGGAGTGGTGGTGATTGTCATATATACTCAAATCACTCTGAGCAAGTTGATACTCAACTTAAACGCAGCCCTAAAGCTCTTCCAAAGCTTGTTATTAAAAGCAAGCCAAAGAGTATCTTTGACTATAGTTATGAGGACTTTGAGTTCGTTAATTATATCCATGATGAACCAATTAAAGCACCAGTTGCTATATAATTCTTATGGAAAAATTACAGAAAAGTATTTTTTATGATTTCAATAATGTTAATCTTCTTAAACAAGCATTAACGCATCGAAGTGTCAGTAAAAACAACAATGAAAGATTAGAATTTTTAGGAGATAGCATACTTGGTTGCGTGATTTCGCAAGAACTTTATAATCGCTTCCCATTAATAGATGAAGGCCAACTCTCAAGGTTAAGATCTAGCCTGGTTAAAGGTCAAACTTTAGCAAAACTTGCTAAAGGAATTGATCTTTCTGATAACCTTATCCTTGGCCAAGGAGAGTTAAAAAGTGGTGGCTTTAGGCGTGAATCAATTCAAGCAGATGCATTTGAAGCTATTTTGGGTGCAATTCTTCTTGATTCTGACTATAAAACTGTGAAAGGCATAATTTTGAAGCTTTATGATGAGCTTTTAGAAGAATCAGATCCTGAAAAGACTTTAAAGGATTTTAAAACCCAACTTCAAGAGTTACTCCAAAAAAAAGGATATGAATTACCACAATATAAACTTATTGATTCAAAAGGAAAAGATCATAATGCTATTTTTTATGTAAGTTGTCATATCAAAGAATTGAGAATAAGTGTCCATGAAAATGCTAAAAGCATCAAGAGAGCAGAGCAATTGTGTGCTGAATCAATCCTAAAGAGCATTTCCTTTAAATGAGCTTTCAGTCAGGATACATAGCAGTTGTAGGTAGACCCAATGTGGGAAAATCTACAATTACCAATGAGTTGATTGGACAAAAACTATCTATTACATCTCATAGACCTCAAACAACTAGACATCGAATAAATGCTATAGATACTCAAAAAGATTATCAAATGGTTTTTATTGATACGCCTGGTATTCATATTGGTAATAAAAAAGCCATAAACTCTTACATGAATAAAGCTGCAAGCTCAAGCTTTGGAGATGTAGATATGGTTATTTGGCTAGTTGAGGCTTTAAAATGGACTAAGGAAGATGCCCGTGTATTAGAACACTTAAGTAAGGTTGATATTCCAGTAATTCTTTGTGTAAACAAAGTAGACAAATTAAATTCTATTGATCAAGTACTTCCTTATCTTGAAACCTTAGGTGAGAAATTTAAGGCTAATGATGTATTTCCTTTATCAGCGTTTGATCGTTCTCATACCAAGGAACTTAGAAAATTAATT
This genomic interval carries:
- a CDS encoding ferritin-like domain-containing protein; this translates as MKEINSKEVCDIFKEIIEYELAGVVRYTHSSLMVTGPYRIPIVTFLKEQAAESMIHAQQAGELLVGLDGHPSLKVAKIKETHRHSIKDILEESLEHELHALSLYKKLLMKVADASVYLEEYARSMIGEEEQHSLELKAMLKDFS
- a CDS encoding surface-adhesin E family protein, translated to MKKLLLLIFSLILSVNSYAEWTKVLPGNSSTLYIDFKTLKEEDGFINWWYIDSWSTGSAKSYAQGDCDLKGFRILKRVDYSFPMGEGEGTEKDMVTNWEYYQANTGYEILLNFICQMSKLSPQEQSVRIEILEQRNEEFERENLGPIKQPEEQISPQLKTLKSAYIDSINLKIKSSWNYQGAQDNWSCIVLINQAENGAVEGVKVVGCDNGNNENSAMSQSKALEFASSIRRAVFKSSPLPPAPDEAVFSKEIMLTFKVN
- a CDS encoding TIGR02450 family Trp-rich protein, whose translation is MNKINNKKLLNSKWTAVKPVGKERHFLVTELTFDENNNVTHCLIEAVISNQSKLINWIELKNSLHWLQGWK
- a CDS encoding (deoxy)nucleoside triphosphate pyrophosphohydrolase; translated protein: MKPINVVAAIIKKKESYFIAQRNKEKYMGLKWEFPGGKVDPGETLSQALSREIHEELNINIRVHEKLAQEKYKDNEINIMLHYFLCSIIDGTIKLNEHEAMEWVEKKDFDKYDFVAGDGNITSLI
- a CDS encoding DUF1643 domain-containing protein, whose protein sequence is MKIIKKSAIFSDCRFYRYSLTRTWDVNKKYVLFIGLNPSTADENYDDPTIRRCVDYANRWGYGGLVMTNLFAFRATLPMDLKNAKFPIGEANNQFIINLHKNSGLTVAAWGNDGCFKERDKEVLSLVTKLVCLKINKTGQPAHPLYQNKATKLINYPA
- the lgt gene encoding prolipoprotein diacylglyceryl transferase is translated as MKYVIIDPVLFDLGFVKIYWYGVMYLLAFLSAYLLANYRAKSSQKWNKSHVDDLIFYGALGAVIGGRLGYLIFYNFSVFISNPLTLFNFQNGGMSFHGGFIGVLIAMLLFNKKTKFSFFDTTDFIAPLVPLGLGFGRIGNYINGELWGKITTSSFGVYAPDQIGQWAIRYPTQLYEAFLEGLILFSILWLYSKKNPPITSISALFLIFYGTFRFIIEFIRVPDTHIGYLALDWITMGQILSFPMILVGLYLFYKSNYLKGET
- the thyA gene encoding thymidylate synthase, with protein sequence MKQYLDFLKMVRDKGTIKTDRTGTGTKSIFSHQMRFDLNEGFPLVTTKRVHVPSVVHELLWFLKGDTNIKYLQDNKVNIWNEWADKNGDLGPVYGAQWRKWNNSEGREIDQISEAIKLIKTSPDSRRIIVSSWNVGEIDKMALAPCHALFQFYVANGRLSCLLYQRSADIFLGVPFNIASYALLTHLVAQQCDLEVGEFIWSGGDCHIYSNHSEQVDTQLKRSPKALPKLVIKSKPKSIFDYSYEDFEFVNYIHDEPIKAPVAI
- the rnc gene encoding ribonuclease III, with product MEKLQKSIFYDFNNVNLLKQALTHRSVSKNNNERLEFLGDSILGCVISQELYNRFPLIDEGQLSRLRSSLVKGQTLAKLAKGIDLSDNLILGQGELKSGGFRRESIQADAFEAILGAILLDSDYKTVKGIILKLYDELLEESDPEKTLKDFKTQLQELLQKKGYELPQYKLIDSKGKDHNAIFYVSCHIKELRISVHENAKSIKRAEQLCAESILKSISFK
- the era gene encoding GTPase Era gives rise to the protein MSFQSGYIAVVGRPNVGKSTITNELIGQKLSITSHRPQTTRHRINAIDTQKDYQMVFIDTPGIHIGNKKAINSYMNKAASSSFGDVDMVIWLVEALKWTKEDARVLEHLSKVDIPVILCVNKVDKLNSIDQVLPYLETLGEKFKANDVFPLSAFDRSHTKELRKLILKYLPIQKAIYDEDYITDRSQRFVVSEFIREKLMRNLSNELPYDITVEIEKFDLDGKMYRIAARIFVDKPSQKSIVIGAKGEMLKKIGRESRISIEGFLESKVFLELWVKVRQGWSDDKRALASLGYD